One window from the genome of Nicotiana tomentosiformis chromosome 5, ASM39032v3, whole genome shotgun sequence encodes:
- the LOC104097318 gene encoding uncharacterized protein encodes MAETTTTISSDSIPNPDAGKDEKPNNNPIFSLLCSFLQLFKPPLPNKKKIEPTATTSEAKPTEVSGEEEKQPSIVKFPRQELPSLKLESEGAEPDTNPVVLWQVYAIGGFFILRWAWTRWNERRGNGRPSNDEPPPSQD; translated from the exons ATGGCGGAAACCACAACAACAATCTCCAGCGACTCAATTCCGAACCCAGATGCCGGAAAAGATGAAAAACCCAACAATAACCCAATTTTCTCATTGCTCTGCAGTTTCCTTCAGCTCTTCAAACCGCCACTACCCAATAAGAAGAAGATAGAACCCACTGCTACTACTTCAGAGGCCAAACCAACTGAAGTTTCAGGTGAAGAGGAAAAGCAGCCTTCTATAGTGAAGTTTCCACGTCAGGAGTTGCCTTCTTTGAAGCTCGAATCAGAAGGGGCTGAACCCGATACTAATCCCGTCGTTTTGTGGCAG GTTTATGCTATCGGAGGGTTCTTTATTTTAAGGTGGGCATGGACAAGATGGAATGAACGCCGTGGAAATGGGAGGCCATCCAATGACGAACCTCCTCCCAGTCAAGACTAG
- the LOC104097317 gene encoding phosphatidylinositol-3-phosphatase myotubularin-1 isoform X1, with amino-acid sequence MYRSRSARSPNLREPDTRLAESDKIEGAGGWDALEWTKIDPVSRSVPIGVKQFLLEDEHVVVEGYGVVLVNTDDAGTLFVTNFRLLFLSEGSRDIIALGTVPLATIEKVQKIVMKLPSGQRQPEKTGSQRLLQIIGKDMRIIVFGFRPRTKQRRAVYDALLRCARPARLWDLYAFAGGHSRFSNTNPKVRLLNEYCRLLGMGFCQASIRAIEDGSFTLSNEYWRISSVNSNYTMSPTYPFALLLPKSISDDKVLQACTFRARCRLPAITWCDRGTGAVLARSSQPLVGLMMNMRSNADENLVAALCTQIAGEKRRKLYIADARPRKNALANGAMGGGSESSANYFQSEIVFFGIDNIHAMRESLGRLRDYLDTHGTTSSDGMSSFLRHGGWSWGGGNLSSMSASVSTLGDTGWLIHVQTVLAGSAWIAARVALESASVLVHCSDGWDRTTQLVSLASLLLDPYYRTIKGFQALVEKDWLAFGHPFSDRLGMPTISGSGNMPFELSRQASTGSLPSSPVRQVSGSSSSQAQNTSHAQNQNSPIFLQWVDCVSQLLRMYPFAFEFSSAFLVDLLDCMLSCRFGNFLCNSEKEREQAGISDACGCLWMYLAEVRASEGSSHAHYNLFYDPLKHDGPLLPPAAALAPTVWPQFHLRWACPSEAQGGEVEAECRKLTRKFSELQRAKEAAETRLNEISVTVESLVTELRNEKLVSTSAKDAVKRASKETATIKRAVQSLGFNVNFSPDGDCNVCIESNPTEIPQRSVCSVSTTNSNGSVHGSEKSDLSEPVTVMQDDVSDNPLIQVCESLCPMHSRDSGCRWPNPGCAKFRSQFVGLKANFDAFDRLPIYDNYFGT; translated from the exons ATGTATCGGAGTCGGTCGGCGCGATCCCCGAACCTCCGTGAACCGGACACTCGACTCGCTGAGTCCGATAAAATTGAAGGTGCCGGTGGTTGGGACGCCCTTGAATGGACTAAAATCGAT CCTGTTTCGAGGTCGGTTCCAATCGGAGTGAAACAATTCTTGCTGGAGGATGAGCATGTTGTAGTAGAG GGTTATGGGGTAGTTCTTGTCAACACCGATGATGCTGGAACCTTATTTGTGACTAATTTTCGCCTCCTTTTCTTG AGTGAAGGGTCTAGAGATATCATTGCACTTGGCACCGTACCATTGGCGACCATTGAGAAGGTCCAGAAAATT GTTATGAAGCTTCCATCAGGTCAGCGTCAGCCTGAAAAGACTGGTTCACAGCGATTGCTTCAGATCATTG GCAAAGATATGAGAATCATTGTCTTTGGTTTTCGTCCTCGAACCAAGCAG AGGCGTGCTGTCTATGATGCATTATTACGGTGTGCAAGGCCTGCAAGGTTATGGGATCTCTATGCATTTGCTGGTGGCCATTCCAGGTTTAGTAACACGAATCCCAAAGTAAGGCTGTTGAATGAGTACTGCCGACTTCTTGGAATGGGGTTCTGTCAAGCTTCTATCCGTGCTATTGAAGATGGGTCATTCACACTCTCAAATGAGTATTGGAGAATAAGCAGTGTTAACTCTAATTACACTATGTCTCCAACTTATCCATTTGCTTTACTCTTGCCAAAGTCCATAAG TGATGACAAAGTGCTGCAGGCTTGTACATTCCGTGCACGGTGTAGGCTGCCAGCCATAACATGGTGTGACAGAG GAACTGGGGCTGTTCTTGCACGTTCTTCTCAACCGCTAGTTGGCCTCATGATGAATATGAGAAG CAATGCAGATGAGAATCTAGTTGCTGCACTGTGTACTCAAATTGCTGGAGAGAAACGGAG GAAGCTATATATTGCTGATGCAAGGCCCAGGAAAAATGCTTTAGCAAATGGGGCAATGGGAGGTGGATCAGAGTCATCTGCAAACTATTTTCAGTCTGAG ATTGTTTTCTTTGGCATCGATAATATACATGCAATGAGGGAGAGTCTTGGTCGGCTTAGAGACTATTTAGATACTCATGGTACTACTTCATCAGATGGAATGTCATCTTTTCTG AGGCATGGTGGATGGAGTTGGGGCGGAGGCAATCTCAGCAGTATGTCTGCTTCAGTTTCTACACTGGGCGACACTGGGTGGTTAATACATGTTCAAACTGTCCTGGCTGGTTCTGCTTGGATTGCTGCACGTGTTGCACTAGAATCAGCTTCAGTTCTTGTTCATTGCAG TGATGGATGGGATCGAACTACGCAATTGGTCTCACTTGCCAGCTTGCTACTTGACCCATACTATCGTACAATTAAAGGATTTCAG GCACTTGTAGAGAAAGATTGGCTTGCATTTGGTCATCCATTTTCAGATCGTCTGGGAATGCCCACTATATCTGGAAGTGGCAACATGCCGTTTGAATTATCTCGCCAGGCTTCGACTGGGAGTTTACCTTCATCACCCGTGCGGCAAGTATCAGGGTCATCCTCATCTCAAGCTCAAAATACATCTCATGCACAGAACCAAAATTCCCCCATTTTCTTGCAG TGGGTTGATTGTGTTTCACAGTTGTTAAGGATGTACCCTTTTGCCTTCGAGTTCTCTTCG GCTTTCCTGGTGGATCTTCTGGATTGCATGCTTTCTTGCCGTTTCGGAAACTTTTTGTGCAACAG CGAGAAGGAAAGAGAGCAAGCTGGTATTTCTGATGCTTGTGGATGCCTGTGGATGTATTTAGCTGAAGTACGGGCATCGGAAGGAAGCTCTCATGCACATTACAACCTGTTCTATGACCCGTTGAAACATGATGGTCCGCTACTACCACCAGCAGCAGCTTTAGCTCCAACTGTTTGGCCTCAGTTTCACCTTCGTTGGGCTTGCCCATCAGAGGCACAAGGTGGAGAAGTGGAGGCAGAATGCAGGAAGTTGACTAGAAAATTCTCTGAGCTGCAAAGG GCAAAAGAAGCAGCAGAAACAAGACTGAATGAAATAAGTGTCACAGTGGAGTCCTTAGTTACAGAATTGAGAAATGAGAAACTTGTGAGCACCTCTGCCAAGGATGCGGTAAAAAGAGCCAGCAAAGAAACTGCTACTATAAAGCGTGCAGTACAATCTTTGGGTTTTAATGTCAACTTTTCACCAGATGGAGACTGTAATGTATGCATTGAAAGCAACCCAACAGAAATTCCTCAGCGTTCTGTCTGCTCAGTTTCTACAACAAATTCTAATGGTTCAGTACATGGCAGTGAGAAATCAGACCTCTCTGAACCTGTTACAGTGATGCAAGATGATGTTTCCGACAATCCTCTCATCCAAGTTTGTGAATCGTTGTGCCCCATGCACAGTAGAGACAGTGGGTGCAGGTGGCCAAATCCTGGTTGTGCCAAGTTTCGGAGCCAATTTGTTGGTTTGAAGGCCAACTTTGATGCATTTGATCGCCTTCCGATATACGATAATTATTTCGGAACTTAA
- the LOC104097317 gene encoding phosphatidylinositol-3-phosphatase myotubularin-1 isoform X2, which yields MYRSRSARSPNLREPDTRLAESDKIEGAGGWDALEWTKIDPVSRSVPIGVKQFLLEDEHVVVEGYGVVLVNTDDAGTLFVTNFRLLFLVMKLPSGQRQPEKTGSQRLLQIIGKDMRIIVFGFRPRTKQRRAVYDALLRCARPARLWDLYAFAGGHSRFSNTNPKVRLLNEYCRLLGMGFCQASIRAIEDGSFTLSNEYWRISSVNSNYTMSPTYPFALLLPKSISDDKVLQACTFRARCRLPAITWCDRGTGAVLARSSQPLVGLMMNMRSNADENLVAALCTQIAGEKRRKLYIADARPRKNALANGAMGGGSESSANYFQSEIVFFGIDNIHAMRESLGRLRDYLDTHGTTSSDGMSSFLRHGGWSWGGGNLSSMSASVSTLGDTGWLIHVQTVLAGSAWIAARVALESASVLVHCSDGWDRTTQLVSLASLLLDPYYRTIKGFQALVEKDWLAFGHPFSDRLGMPTISGSGNMPFELSRQASTGSLPSSPVRQVSGSSSSQAQNTSHAQNQNSPIFLQWVDCVSQLLRMYPFAFEFSSAFLVDLLDCMLSCRFGNFLCNSEKEREQAGISDACGCLWMYLAEVRASEGSSHAHYNLFYDPLKHDGPLLPPAAALAPTVWPQFHLRWACPSEAQGGEVEAECRKLTRKFSELQRAKEAAETRLNEISVTVESLVTELRNEKLVSTSAKDAVKRASKETATIKRAVQSLGFNVNFSPDGDCNVCIESNPTEIPQRSVCSVSTTNSNGSVHGSEKSDLSEPVTVMQDDVSDNPLIQVCESLCPMHSRDSGCRWPNPGCAKFRSQFVGLKANFDAFDRLPIYDNYFGT from the exons ATGTATCGGAGTCGGTCGGCGCGATCCCCGAACCTCCGTGAACCGGACACTCGACTCGCTGAGTCCGATAAAATTGAAGGTGCCGGTGGTTGGGACGCCCTTGAATGGACTAAAATCGAT CCTGTTTCGAGGTCGGTTCCAATCGGAGTGAAACAATTCTTGCTGGAGGATGAGCATGTTGTAGTAGAG GGTTATGGGGTAGTTCTTGTCAACACCGATGATGCTGGAACCTTATTTGTGACTAATTTTCGCCTCCTTTTCTTG GTTATGAAGCTTCCATCAGGTCAGCGTCAGCCTGAAAAGACTGGTTCACAGCGATTGCTTCAGATCATTG GCAAAGATATGAGAATCATTGTCTTTGGTTTTCGTCCTCGAACCAAGCAG AGGCGTGCTGTCTATGATGCATTATTACGGTGTGCAAGGCCTGCAAGGTTATGGGATCTCTATGCATTTGCTGGTGGCCATTCCAGGTTTAGTAACACGAATCCCAAAGTAAGGCTGTTGAATGAGTACTGCCGACTTCTTGGAATGGGGTTCTGTCAAGCTTCTATCCGTGCTATTGAAGATGGGTCATTCACACTCTCAAATGAGTATTGGAGAATAAGCAGTGTTAACTCTAATTACACTATGTCTCCAACTTATCCATTTGCTTTACTCTTGCCAAAGTCCATAAG TGATGACAAAGTGCTGCAGGCTTGTACATTCCGTGCACGGTGTAGGCTGCCAGCCATAACATGGTGTGACAGAG GAACTGGGGCTGTTCTTGCACGTTCTTCTCAACCGCTAGTTGGCCTCATGATGAATATGAGAAG CAATGCAGATGAGAATCTAGTTGCTGCACTGTGTACTCAAATTGCTGGAGAGAAACGGAG GAAGCTATATATTGCTGATGCAAGGCCCAGGAAAAATGCTTTAGCAAATGGGGCAATGGGAGGTGGATCAGAGTCATCTGCAAACTATTTTCAGTCTGAG ATTGTTTTCTTTGGCATCGATAATATACATGCAATGAGGGAGAGTCTTGGTCGGCTTAGAGACTATTTAGATACTCATGGTACTACTTCATCAGATGGAATGTCATCTTTTCTG AGGCATGGTGGATGGAGTTGGGGCGGAGGCAATCTCAGCAGTATGTCTGCTTCAGTTTCTACACTGGGCGACACTGGGTGGTTAATACATGTTCAAACTGTCCTGGCTGGTTCTGCTTGGATTGCTGCACGTGTTGCACTAGAATCAGCTTCAGTTCTTGTTCATTGCAG TGATGGATGGGATCGAACTACGCAATTGGTCTCACTTGCCAGCTTGCTACTTGACCCATACTATCGTACAATTAAAGGATTTCAG GCACTTGTAGAGAAAGATTGGCTTGCATTTGGTCATCCATTTTCAGATCGTCTGGGAATGCCCACTATATCTGGAAGTGGCAACATGCCGTTTGAATTATCTCGCCAGGCTTCGACTGGGAGTTTACCTTCATCACCCGTGCGGCAAGTATCAGGGTCATCCTCATCTCAAGCTCAAAATACATCTCATGCACAGAACCAAAATTCCCCCATTTTCTTGCAG TGGGTTGATTGTGTTTCACAGTTGTTAAGGATGTACCCTTTTGCCTTCGAGTTCTCTTCG GCTTTCCTGGTGGATCTTCTGGATTGCATGCTTTCTTGCCGTTTCGGAAACTTTTTGTGCAACAG CGAGAAGGAAAGAGAGCAAGCTGGTATTTCTGATGCTTGTGGATGCCTGTGGATGTATTTAGCTGAAGTACGGGCATCGGAAGGAAGCTCTCATGCACATTACAACCTGTTCTATGACCCGTTGAAACATGATGGTCCGCTACTACCACCAGCAGCAGCTTTAGCTCCAACTGTTTGGCCTCAGTTTCACCTTCGTTGGGCTTGCCCATCAGAGGCACAAGGTGGAGAAGTGGAGGCAGAATGCAGGAAGTTGACTAGAAAATTCTCTGAGCTGCAAAGG GCAAAAGAAGCAGCAGAAACAAGACTGAATGAAATAAGTGTCACAGTGGAGTCCTTAGTTACAGAATTGAGAAATGAGAAACTTGTGAGCACCTCTGCCAAGGATGCGGTAAAAAGAGCCAGCAAAGAAACTGCTACTATAAAGCGTGCAGTACAATCTTTGGGTTTTAATGTCAACTTTTCACCAGATGGAGACTGTAATGTATGCATTGAAAGCAACCCAACAGAAATTCCTCAGCGTTCTGTCTGCTCAGTTTCTACAACAAATTCTAATGGTTCAGTACATGGCAGTGAGAAATCAGACCTCTCTGAACCTGTTACAGTGATGCAAGATGATGTTTCCGACAATCCTCTCATCCAAGTTTGTGAATCGTTGTGCCCCATGCACAGTAGAGACAGTGGGTGCAGGTGGCCAAATCCTGGTTGTGCCAAGTTTCGGAGCCAATTTGTTGGTTTGAAGGCCAACTTTGATGCATTTGATCGCCTTCCGATATACGATAATTATTTCGGAACTTAA
- the LOC104097317 gene encoding phosphatidylinositol-3-phosphatase myotubularin-1 isoform X3, with translation MYRSRSARSPNLREPDTRLAESDKIEGAGGWDALEWTKIDPVSRSVPIGVKQFLLEDEHVVVEGYGVVLVNTDDAGTLFVTNFRLLFLSEGSRDIIALGTVPLATIEKVQKIVMKLPSGQRQPEKTGSQRLLQIIGKDMRIIVFGFRPRTKQRRAVYDALLRCARPARLWDLYAFAGGHSRFSNTNPKVRLLNEYCRLLGMGFCQASIRAIEDGSFTLSNEYWRISSVNSNYTMSPTYPFALLLPKSISDDKVLQACTFRARCRLPAITWCDRGTGAVLARSSQPLVGLMMNMRSNADENLVAALCTQIAGEKRRKLYIADARPRKNALANGAMGGGSESSANYFQSERHGGWSWGGGNLSSMSASVSTLGDTGWLIHVQTVLAGSAWIAARVALESASVLVHCSDGWDRTTQLVSLASLLLDPYYRTIKGFQALVEKDWLAFGHPFSDRLGMPTISGSGNMPFELSRQASTGSLPSSPVRQVSGSSSSQAQNTSHAQNQNSPIFLQWVDCVSQLLRMYPFAFEFSSAFLVDLLDCMLSCRFGNFLCNSEKEREQAGISDACGCLWMYLAEVRASEGSSHAHYNLFYDPLKHDGPLLPPAAALAPTVWPQFHLRWACPSEAQGGEVEAECRKLTRKFSELQRAKEAAETRLNEISVTVESLVTELRNEKLVSTSAKDAVKRASKETATIKRAVQSLGFNVNFSPDGDCNVCIESNPTEIPQRSVCSVSTTNSNGSVHGSEKSDLSEPVTVMQDDVSDNPLIQVCESLCPMHSRDSGCRWPNPGCAKFRSQFVGLKANFDAFDRLPIYDNYFGT, from the exons ATGTATCGGAGTCGGTCGGCGCGATCCCCGAACCTCCGTGAACCGGACACTCGACTCGCTGAGTCCGATAAAATTGAAGGTGCCGGTGGTTGGGACGCCCTTGAATGGACTAAAATCGAT CCTGTTTCGAGGTCGGTTCCAATCGGAGTGAAACAATTCTTGCTGGAGGATGAGCATGTTGTAGTAGAG GGTTATGGGGTAGTTCTTGTCAACACCGATGATGCTGGAACCTTATTTGTGACTAATTTTCGCCTCCTTTTCTTG AGTGAAGGGTCTAGAGATATCATTGCACTTGGCACCGTACCATTGGCGACCATTGAGAAGGTCCAGAAAATT GTTATGAAGCTTCCATCAGGTCAGCGTCAGCCTGAAAAGACTGGTTCACAGCGATTGCTTCAGATCATTG GCAAAGATATGAGAATCATTGTCTTTGGTTTTCGTCCTCGAACCAAGCAG AGGCGTGCTGTCTATGATGCATTATTACGGTGTGCAAGGCCTGCAAGGTTATGGGATCTCTATGCATTTGCTGGTGGCCATTCCAGGTTTAGTAACACGAATCCCAAAGTAAGGCTGTTGAATGAGTACTGCCGACTTCTTGGAATGGGGTTCTGTCAAGCTTCTATCCGTGCTATTGAAGATGGGTCATTCACACTCTCAAATGAGTATTGGAGAATAAGCAGTGTTAACTCTAATTACACTATGTCTCCAACTTATCCATTTGCTTTACTCTTGCCAAAGTCCATAAG TGATGACAAAGTGCTGCAGGCTTGTACATTCCGTGCACGGTGTAGGCTGCCAGCCATAACATGGTGTGACAGAG GAACTGGGGCTGTTCTTGCACGTTCTTCTCAACCGCTAGTTGGCCTCATGATGAATATGAGAAG CAATGCAGATGAGAATCTAGTTGCTGCACTGTGTACTCAAATTGCTGGAGAGAAACGGAG GAAGCTATATATTGCTGATGCAAGGCCCAGGAAAAATGCTTTAGCAAATGGGGCAATGGGAGGTGGATCAGAGTCATCTGCAAACTATTTTCAGTCTGAG AGGCATGGTGGATGGAGTTGGGGCGGAGGCAATCTCAGCAGTATGTCTGCTTCAGTTTCTACACTGGGCGACACTGGGTGGTTAATACATGTTCAAACTGTCCTGGCTGGTTCTGCTTGGATTGCTGCACGTGTTGCACTAGAATCAGCTTCAGTTCTTGTTCATTGCAG TGATGGATGGGATCGAACTACGCAATTGGTCTCACTTGCCAGCTTGCTACTTGACCCATACTATCGTACAATTAAAGGATTTCAG GCACTTGTAGAGAAAGATTGGCTTGCATTTGGTCATCCATTTTCAGATCGTCTGGGAATGCCCACTATATCTGGAAGTGGCAACATGCCGTTTGAATTATCTCGCCAGGCTTCGACTGGGAGTTTACCTTCATCACCCGTGCGGCAAGTATCAGGGTCATCCTCATCTCAAGCTCAAAATACATCTCATGCACAGAACCAAAATTCCCCCATTTTCTTGCAG TGGGTTGATTGTGTTTCACAGTTGTTAAGGATGTACCCTTTTGCCTTCGAGTTCTCTTCG GCTTTCCTGGTGGATCTTCTGGATTGCATGCTTTCTTGCCGTTTCGGAAACTTTTTGTGCAACAG CGAGAAGGAAAGAGAGCAAGCTGGTATTTCTGATGCTTGTGGATGCCTGTGGATGTATTTAGCTGAAGTACGGGCATCGGAAGGAAGCTCTCATGCACATTACAACCTGTTCTATGACCCGTTGAAACATGATGGTCCGCTACTACCACCAGCAGCAGCTTTAGCTCCAACTGTTTGGCCTCAGTTTCACCTTCGTTGGGCTTGCCCATCAGAGGCACAAGGTGGAGAAGTGGAGGCAGAATGCAGGAAGTTGACTAGAAAATTCTCTGAGCTGCAAAGG GCAAAAGAAGCAGCAGAAACAAGACTGAATGAAATAAGTGTCACAGTGGAGTCCTTAGTTACAGAATTGAGAAATGAGAAACTTGTGAGCACCTCTGCCAAGGATGCGGTAAAAAGAGCCAGCAAAGAAACTGCTACTATAAAGCGTGCAGTACAATCTTTGGGTTTTAATGTCAACTTTTCACCAGATGGAGACTGTAATGTATGCATTGAAAGCAACCCAACAGAAATTCCTCAGCGTTCTGTCTGCTCAGTTTCTACAACAAATTCTAATGGTTCAGTACATGGCAGTGAGAAATCAGACCTCTCTGAACCTGTTACAGTGATGCAAGATGATGTTTCCGACAATCCTCTCATCCAAGTTTGTGAATCGTTGTGCCCCATGCACAGTAGAGACAGTGGGTGCAGGTGGCCAAATCCTGGTTGTGCCAAGTTTCGGAGCCAATTTGTTGGTTTGAAGGCCAACTTTGATGCATTTGATCGCCTTCCGATATACGATAATTATTTCGGAACTTAA